A window of the Bacteroides thetaiotaomicron VPI-5482 genome harbors these coding sequences:
- a CDS encoding serine O-acetyltransferase — MIKNITDLRYYHESDRLACNKSAKVSLRERILSFLAPDYISEFLRELRIVEYLSNCSNRGIMGRAFLFYHRLKLRKIQLHLGFSIPINVCGPGLSIAHYGSIIISSKAKIGRNCRIHSCVNIGASRGKNGAPIIGNNVYPGAILFGDITIADNVSIGANATVNRSFTESNVVIAGTPAEIVKRNVPAWNEV; from the coding sequence ATGATAAAAAATATTACTGATCTGCGTTATTATCATGAAAGTGATAGATTGGCCTGTAATAAAAGTGCAAAAGTGTCATTACGAGAAAGAATTCTTAGTTTCTTAGCACCTGATTATATTTCGGAATTCTTAAGAGAATTACGAATTGTTGAATATCTGTCCAATTGTTCTAATAGAGGAATTATGGGGAGGGCATTTCTTTTTTATCATCGATTAAAATTAAGAAAAATTCAATTGCATCTAGGTTTTTCTATACCTATTAATGTTTGTGGTCCAGGATTGTCCATCGCTCATTATGGTTCTATTATTATTTCAAGTAAAGCTAAGATTGGACGTAACTGTAGAATTCATTCATGCGTCAACATAGGGGCAAGTAGAGGCAAAAACGGTGCTCCCATAATTGGGAATAATGTGTACCCAGGGGCAATATTGTTTGGTGATATAACTATTGCTGACAATGTAAGTATAGGAGCTAATGCAACTGTAAATCGCTCGTTCACTGAGTCAAATGTTGTTATTGCTGGGACACCAGCAGAAATTGTTAAAAGAAATGTTCCTGCATGGAATGAAGTATAA
- a CDS encoding glycosyltransferase family 4 protein produces MNICIVSTDYPAPSHPKYVFVEQLVNEMVNQGVDISVIAPQSITRHLLKGDPLLAVDSEKKIGNRSYHIYRPKYLTLGNAPRWIQNILEWLRYKVILRVITKHNLKPDAIYGHFWQNAFDIRKYCYKNGTPLFVACGEGDTALEDLVNSLSFAEKKRLSNAVTGVISVSSLNKRKCIEYGLSKAEDIVVLPNSVNSSLFSDINPLNRNSLGVFDDDFLIVFTGGFIHRKGASRLAAAIDKIGDKRIKVIFIGKPVPGDDATPHCNGIVHIGALEHDDIPSYLSAADVFCLPTLNEGCSNAIVEAIACGLPIISSNLPFNDDILDSSNALLVNPESVDDIASAIKQLMDNSDLRQKLAEGSKEKAKSLRIEFRAKKIIEFINRQMQK; encoded by the coding sequence ATGAATATTTGTATTGTATCAACTGATTATCCTGCTCCATCTCATCCAAAATATGTTTTTGTTGAGCAGTTGGTAAATGAAATGGTTAATCAAGGGGTTGATATATCTGTTATCGCTCCTCAAAGTATAACACGCCATTTACTAAAAGGAGACCCTCTGCTAGCAGTGGATTCTGAAAAGAAAATTGGTAATCGAAGTTATCATATTTATCGTCCGAAATATTTAACCCTTGGAAATGCTCCAAGATGGATACAAAACATATTAGAATGGTTAAGATATAAAGTCATCTTGAGAGTAATCACAAAACATAATTTAAAGCCCGATGCTATTTATGGCCATTTTTGGCAAAATGCTTTTGATATTAGAAAGTATTGCTATAAGAATGGTACACCATTGTTTGTTGCTTGTGGTGAAGGAGATACAGCATTGGAGGATCTTGTCAATTCGTTATCTTTTGCAGAAAAGAAAAGGCTTTCCAATGCGGTAACAGGCGTCATAAGTGTATCAAGTCTTAATAAAAGGAAGTGTATAGAATATGGGTTGTCAAAAGCTGAGGATATTGTTGTTCTTCCTAACTCTGTAAATTCTTCTCTTTTTTCTGATATAAATCCTCTTAATAGGAATTCACTTGGAGTTTTTGATGATGATTTTTTAATTGTTTTTACCGGTGGTTTTATCCATCGTAAGGGGGCTTCTAGACTTGCTGCTGCAATTGATAAGATTGGTGATAAAAGGATAAAAGTTATTTTTATAGGAAAGCCAGTACCAGGAGACGATGCGACACCTCATTGTAATGGAATAGTTCATATTGGAGCATTAGAACATGATGATATCCCTTCTTATCTCAGTGCTGCTGATGTGTTTTGTTTACCTACTTTGAATGAAGGCTGCTCTAATGCTATAGTAGAGGCCATTGCATGTGGACTTCCTATTATATCTTCAAACTTACCATTTAATGATGATATATTAGATAGTTCTAATGCTTTACTAGTAAACCCAGAAAGTGTCGATGATATCGCTTCTGCTATTAAACAATTAATGGATAATTCTGATTTAAGACAAAAGTTAGCAGAAGGATCTAAAGAAAAGGCTAAATCATTACGGATTGAATTTAGAGCAAAAAAAATAATTGAATTTATAAATAGACAGATGCAAAAGTAA
- a CDS encoding glycosyltransferase family 4 protein translates to MKYLLVDLSGKVDNYDKALYQALEKELSNEKSSIQLLIPGHGLIRLIPNKFSQTEFIVKRLIKALEGGINYIYLLLHVAFKKIDTIHFQWLPFVEVVGIEKYILYLLHVLSPQTKVILTIHNIYPHGVKSMSDSGKQKYKKRFRDTCRNIDNIIVHTESSKMEVIKEFDFVPDIISIVHHGVFIPKIRISKKEFLQKNKYVILQFGLQTYYKGTDILVDAVNLLPAEYSEKIETRIVGGVGESYLQELKGKDSNSLIHWKSYFLSNDELYEEINNSDVLVLPYREISQSGVLLLSIYFEKNIICSDLPSFVETIHGDQDNSLDHDFFFKNNDPSSLCELLMRYIDSNINNEKIQYRIKHLKNLYSWENAAKATISIYRK, encoded by the coding sequence ATGAAATATTTGTTAGTTGATTTGTCGGGAAAGGTCGATAATTATGACAAGGCTTTATACCAAGCATTAGAAAAAGAATTGTCGAATGAAAAATCATCAATACAACTTTTGATTCCTGGTCATGGTTTAATTAGACTAATCCCTAATAAATTCAGTCAAACTGAATTTATTGTAAAGAGATTAATAAAGGCATTGGAGGGAGGGATTAATTACATTTACTTGCTTTTACATGTTGCTTTTAAGAAAATTGATACTATTCATTTCCAATGGTTACCTTTTGTTGAAGTAGTTGGTATAGAAAAATATATTCTTTATTTGCTACATGTACTATCACCTCAAACGAAGGTTATTTTAACGATACACAATATTTATCCTCATGGTGTGAAAAGTATGAGCGATAGCGGAAAACAAAAATATAAGAAGAGGTTTCGTGATACTTGCAGGAATATAGATAACATCATTGTTCATACGGAGTCATCTAAAATGGAAGTAATCAAAGAATTTGATTTTGTTCCTGATATTATCAGTATTGTTCATCATGGAGTTTTTATTCCTAAGATTAGGATCTCCAAGAAAGAATTTTTGCAAAAAAATAAATATGTTATATTACAGTTTGGTTTGCAAACCTATTATAAAGGAACTGATATTTTAGTTGATGCAGTTAACTTATTGCCTGCTGAATATAGTGAAAAGATTGAAACTAGAATAGTTGGTGGTGTCGGTGAAAGCTATTTACAGGAACTTAAAGGTAAAGATTCTAACTCCCTTATTCATTGGAAATCTTACTTTTTGTCTAATGATGAACTTTATGAAGAGATAAATAATAGTGACGTTTTAGTCCTTCCTTATAGAGAAATATCACAAAGTGGCGTTCTGTTGTTATCTATTTATTTTGAAAAAAATATAATCTGTTCGGACTTACCTTCTTTTGTAGAAACGATTCATGGTGATCAGGACAATTCGTTGGATCATGATTTTTTCTTCAAAAATAATGATCCGTCTTCTCTATGCGAATTACTTATGCGCTATATTGATAGTAATATTAATAATGAGAAGATACAATACAGGATTAAGCATCTGAAGAATTTGTATTCATGGGAGAATGCAGCTAAAGCTACTATTAGTATATATAGAAAATAA